A single Halarcobacter anaerophilus DNA region contains:
- a CDS encoding DUF5644 domain-containing protein — MKLEISLFRFNYKSDYLPYYTKNFVKVKDEKTLLDILNSINEEQPFAYENILDFPLVVNGVYTYASITLEELTKEFGCDLTIEPISIRRAHTDLLINDADFQERLKILSEFIDNEDKKVYESYKLYFYASNTMNYEYDYIGDSILLLAADLIEKNPADESEILKAIIEYDTSIVYHTSLEKRVYNLDLKVEEKIQNLKNKLNLSKPLKEQNLFLDKKNSIDFGTFEENYEVKYNFEDFNLAYFQGTKEDSQTLELLGKLSAKLIDTPSMHSDLALESFHVNSEFTMKLASTVMLDAFDNSADLLIVDSDELFYLFDSNRKSMEKVSGREIITPVIHKNELQKLVSGKHDDTLKSQLKKHIVDPEII, encoded by the coding sequence ATGAAATTAGAGATCTCACTTTTTAGATTTAATTATAAATCAGACTATTTACCTTACTATACAAAAAATTTTGTAAAAGTAAAAGATGAAAAAACATTACTTGATATTTTAAACAGTATCAATGAGGAGCAGCCTTTTGCATATGAAAATATTTTAGACTTTCCTTTAGTTGTAAACGGTGTTTATACTTATGCTTCAATTACCTTAGAAGAACTTACAAAAGAGTTCGGTTGCGATTTAACTATTGAACCTATTTCTATAAGAAGAGCTCATACTGATTTATTGATTAATGACGCGGATTTTCAAGAAAGATTAAAAATTTTATCTGAGTTTATCGATAATGAAGATAAAAAAGTTTATGAAAGTTATAAATTATATTTCTATGCTTCAAATACAATGAATTACGAATATGATTATATAGGAGACTCTATCCTTCTTCTTGCAGCTGATTTAATTGAAAAAAATCCGGCAGACGAAAGTGAGATTTTAAAAGCGATTATAGAATATGATACTTCAATCGTATATCATACAAGTTTGGAAAAAAGAGTATATAATCTTGATTTAAAAGTTGAAGAAAAAATCCAAAATTTAAAAAATAAACTAAACCTCTCAAAACCTCTAAAAGAACAAAATCTGTTTTTAGATAAAAAAAACAGTATAGATTTTGGAACATTTGAAGAAAATTACGAAGTAAAATATAACTTTGAAGACTTTAACCTTGCATATTTTCAAGGAACAAAAGAGGATTCTCAAACTCTTGAACTACTTGGAAAATTAAGTGCAAAACTTATTGATACACCTTCAATGCACTCAGATTTGGCTTTGGAATCATTTCATGTAAACTCTGAATTTACGATGAAATTAGCTTCAACTGTTATGTTAGATGCTTTTGACAATAGTGCAGATCTACTTATAGTTGATAGTGATGAACTTTTTTATCTATTTGATTCAAACAGAAAAAGTATGGAAAAAGTTTCGGGAAGAGAGATTATAACTCCTGTAATCCATAAAAACGAACTGCAAAAATTAGTCTCAGGAAAACATGACGATACTTTAAAAAGCCAGCTAAAAAAACATATAGTAGATCCTGAAATTATTTAG
- a CDS encoding HNH endonuclease translates to MVLDITFTVIGSLLILSLIPLYIYRKEIYRKFSKAGDTKTLINDLKSYLSANCPKIKFDYNVLKKFEKESDIRVKQTLIVEELIKQFAYFQYEMNTQKSVPHNMLWSSYDQNSKLLKDNKLPKDWTQRKKTAWVRDEGKCDRCGCKTELSKTNALLVKQMKDGGGFNLENIVILCNDCSRIIKSSNLEKTRKDLNLLDKLMGKIFF, encoded by the coding sequence ATGGTATTAGATATAACCTTTACAGTAATAGGCTCTTTGCTTATTTTATCTCTAATACCTCTTTATATATATAGAAAAGAGATTTACCGAAAATTTTCTAAAGCAGGAGATACAAAAACACTTATTAACGATTTAAAAAGTTATTTAAGTGCCAACTGTCCAAAAATCAAATTTGATTATAATGTTTTAAAAAAGTTTGAAAAAGAGAGTGACATAAGAGTAAAACAGACACTTATAGTAGAAGAACTCATCAAACAATTTGCCTATTTCCAATATGAGATGAATACGCAAAAATCGGTTCCTCATAATATGCTTTGGAGTAGTTACGACCAAAACTCAAAACTTTTAAAAGATAATAAACTTCCCAAAGATTGGACTCAAAGAAAAAAAACGGCCTGGGTTAGAGATGAAGGAAAATGCGACAGATGTGGCTGTAAAACGGAACTTTCAAAAACAAATGCTCTATTAGTAAAGCAGATGAAAGACGGAGGCGGTTTTAATCTGGAAAATATAGTGATTTTGTGCAATGATTGTTCAAGAATAATAAAATCTTCAAATCTGGAAAAAACAAGAAAAGATTTGAATCTTTTAGATAAACTTATGGGCAAAATCTTTTTTTAA
- a CDS encoding type II secretion system protein GspD, which yields MKLLFSFLFLSFHLPSSLFCSQLININFKDLDINELIKITSKEIEKNILVTNKIEGKLDFLSSSAIKKESLLDILKYTLKSKGYKIVQSKEILRVVKIDPKEENIELPKKEKKTDKIKNHCEILFLENIDAKNVEKVLNKIIEKRVYEKFSKPTVAVNEELNSIVLDGNLEEIENLKEFIKKLDIEKKQVYVKALIVELDNDLIEDIGIKFGILGGKSYSGGLYTFSSNLNGGEAIAINTSSIGLEIPNVTSTLALGASLNLLNKTYGLDIISEPSILCINNKASSIYVGETISIQTGTTVTDGGNTTNSYEREDVGLTLNVKPRVSKNNKVYLEVTTLVENIKNRDNTYFNPDTSKKEIKTQAILNNGESVIIGGLMEKKNEKTVQKVPFAGDIPLIGELFKNRSENSQNKNLVVVITPYIIPENRDLTYVRKELSKLKSLEDQFLEKVLIKLKKRKTKKVENKNETLSSKTLHKEMIKEYFGI from the coding sequence ATGAAACTCTTGTTCTCTTTTCTCTTTTTGTCTTTTCATCTTCCGTCTTCTCTTTTCTGCTCCCAGTTAATAAATATAAACTTTAAAGATTTGGATATAAACGAACTTATAAAAATTACTTCAAAAGAGATAGAAAAAAATATTTTAGTAACTAATAAAATCGAGGGTAAATTGGATTTTCTCTCAAGCTCTGCAATAAAAAAAGAGAGCTTACTTGATATTTTAAAATATACACTAAAATCAAAAGGCTATAAAATAGTTCAAAGCAAAGAAATCTTAAGAGTAGTAAAAATTGATCCTAAAGAAGAAAATATAGAACTTCCTAAAAAAGAGAAAAAAACAGATAAGATAAAAAATCATTGCGAGATTCTATTTTTAGAGAATATCGATGCAAAAAACGTAGAAAAAGTTCTTAATAAGATTATTGAAAAAAGAGTTTATGAAAAGTTTTCAAAACCTACTGTTGCTGTGAATGAAGAGTTAAATTCTATTGTTTTAGACGGAAATTTAGAAGAGATTGAAAATCTAAAAGAGTTTATCAAAAAGCTGGATATTGAGAAAAAACAGGTTTATGTCAAAGCTTTGATTGTGGAGTTGGATAATGATTTGATTGAAGATATAGGTATAAAATTCGGCATTTTAGGAGGAAAGTCTTATTCAGGCGGTTTATATACTTTCTCTTCAAATCTAAACGGAGGTGAAGCTATTGCTATAAATACTTCAAGTATAGGTCTAGAAATACCCAATGTTACTTCAACCTTGGCATTGGGAGCCTCTTTAAATCTTCTTAATAAAACTTATGGACTTGATATTATCTCTGAGCCTTCAATTTTGTGTATAAACAATAAAGCAAGTTCAATTTATGTAGGTGAAACTATCTCAATTCAAACAGGAACAACGGTAACTGACGGAGGAAATACGACAAATAGTTATGAAAGAGAAGATGTGGGTTTAACCCTTAATGTTAAGCCAAGAGTATCTAAAAACAACAAAGTATATTTAGAAGTTACAACCCTTGTTGAAAATATAAAAAACAGAGATAATACCTATTTTAATCCTGATACTTCAAAAAAAGAGATAAAAACACAAGCCATATTAAACAACGGCGAGAGTGTTATTATAGGAGGATTAATGGAAAAGAAAAATGAAAAAACAGTACAAAAAGTTCCTTTTGCTGGAGATATTCCTTTAATAGGCGAACTTTTTAAAAACAGAAGCGAAAATTCACAAAACAAAAATCTTGTTGTGGTAATAACTCCATATATAATTCCTGAAAACAGAGATTTAACGTATGTAAGAAAAGAGTTGTCAAAATTAAAAAGTCTGGAAGATCAGTTTTTGGAAAAAGTATTAATAAAGCTAAAAAAGAGAAAAACAAAAAAAGTTGAGAATAAAAATGAGACTCTTAGCAGTAAAACTCTGCACAAAGAGATGATTAAAGAGTATTTCGGAATTTAA
- a CDS encoding YigZ family protein codes for MYFIKEEFSQTYEEKKSKFIAYLTPYSLFDSLMKRLREEHTKARHFVYAYRYLNEFEQIVENSSDDGEPKGTSGKPALNVLAGNELINSAVIIVRYFGGTKLGTGGLVRAYSDSVNLVINSAELLKYEKLQTAIIEVDYSTLSKVEYLINSLNIIVSNKEFTSKVKLHLQISDEQLSSLKTELPREVEIKL; via the coding sequence ATGTATTTTATAAAAGAAGAGTTTTCGCAAACTTATGAAGAAAAAAAATCAAAATTTATAGCCTATTTAACTCCTTATTCTCTGTTTGATTCTTTAATGAAAAGATTAAGAGAAGAACATACTAAAGCAAGACATTTTGTTTATGCGTATAGATATTTAAATGAGTTTGAGCAGATTGTTGAAAACAGCAGTGATGACGGAGAGCCAAAAGGAACCAGCGGTAAACCTGCATTAAATGTATTGGCGGGAAATGAACTTATAAACAGTGCAGTTATAATCGTAAGGTATTTTGGCGGTACAAAGCTAGGAACGGGAGGTTTAGTCAGAGCTTACAGTGATTCTGTAAATTTGGTAATAAACAGTGCCGAACTTTTAAAATATGAAAAACTGCAAACAGCTATTATAGAAGTTGATTATTCTACTCTTTCAAAAGTTGAATATCTTATAAACAGTTTGAATATTATTGTTAGCAATAAAGAGTTTACTTCAAAGGTAAAACTTCATCTGCAAATAAGCGATGAACAGTTAAGCAGTTTAAAAACAGAACTTCCAAGAGAGGTGGAAATTAAACTTTAA
- the tlyA gene encoding 23S rRNA (cytidine-2'-O)-methyltransferase TlyA, with protein sequence MRLDLYLTKNFDIQSRNKAHEIIKSNKVKVDGKTVSKPSFLVDETSKIELLEEDFYVSRAAYKLKHFLDEIKIDLKNKEALDIGSSTGGFTQILLLNSIKKVTCVDVGSNQLHEKIKNDKRIVFFEKQDIRKFQSDKKFDLVTCDVSFISILNILKEIDSFAKNEIIILFKPQFEVGTNVKRDKKGVVKDKKAVLKAREKFLDQTKLLNWKLKYNSQSKLEGKEGNEEELFYFNK encoded by the coding sequence ATGAGATTAGACCTTTATCTAACAAAAAATTTTGATATTCAAAGCAGAAACAAAGCCCATGAAATTATAAAGTCAAATAAAGTAAAAGTTGACGGTAAAACTGTTTCAAAACCCTCATTTTTAGTAGATGAAACTTCAAAAATAGAACTATTGGAAGAGGATTTTTATGTAAGCAGAGCGGCATATAAACTAAAACATTTTTTAGATGAGATAAAAATTGATTTAAAAAACAAAGAGGCTTTGGATATAGGAAGCAGTACGGGTGGATTTACCCAGATTTTGCTCTTAAACAGTATCAAAAAAGTTACTTGCGTGGATGTAGGTTCAAATCAGTTACATGAAAAAATAAAAAACGATAAAAGAATTGTTTTTTTTGAAAAACAAGATATAAGAAAATTTCAAAGTGATAAAAAGTTTGATCTTGTAACTTGTGATGTCTCTTTTATCTCTATTTTAAATATATTAAAAGAGATAGACTCTTTTGCAAAAAATGAGATTATAATTTTATTTAAACCTCAGTTTGAAGTAGGAACAAATGTTAAAAGAGATAAAAAAGGTGTGGTAAAAGATAAAAAAGCCGTTTTAAAAGCAAGAGAGAAATTTTTAGATCAAACCAAACTTTTAAACTGGAAACTAAAATACAATTCACAAAGTAAACTTGAAGGAAAAGAGGGAAATGAAGAAGAGCTCTTCTATTTTAATAAATAA
- a CDS encoding bifunctional riboflavin kinase/FAD synthetase: MKKSSSILINKKDITAIALGGFDGMHLAHQKLFKHLGEKGAIVSIESEYANLTPKTYRQEYSSYPIYYYLLENIKNLSGQEFISLIKEEFPNLKKIVVGFDFCFGKNRKNCINELKELFKGEVVVVDEVKTHGIAIHSRVIRDYIKDGNIKMANSLLGREYKIFGTQVKGQGLGSKSFVPTINLNIEDFILPTEGVYATKTIINEEEYDSVTFLGHRVTTDGSFAVETHILGKEIINKFSLVQIKFYDKIRENKKFDSFEALKKQIEVDINKTKEFFSKAV; the protein is encoded by the coding sequence ATGAAGAAGAGCTCTTCTATTTTAATAAATAAAAAAGATATTACGGCAATAGCCTTGGGAGGTTTTGACGGGATGCACTTAGCACATCAAAAACTCTTTAAACATTTAGGAGAAAAAGGAGCTATTGTCTCTATAGAATCCGAATATGCCAATTTAACGCCTAAAACATACAGACAAGAGTACTCTTCTTATCCTATTTATTACTATCTTTTAGAAAATATAAAAAATTTAAGCGGTCAAGAGTTTATCTCTTTGATAAAAGAGGAATTCCCAAATCTAAAAAAGATTGTAGTAGGTTTTGATTTTTGTTTCGGGAAAAACAGAAAAAACTGTATAAATGAGTTAAAAGAGCTTTTTAAAGGAGAAGTTGTTGTCGTAGATGAAGTAAAAACACACGGCATAGCAATTCACTCAAGAGTTATTAGAGATTATATTAAAGACGGAAATATAAAAATGGCAAACTCTCTTTTGGGAAGAGAGTATAAAATATTCGGAACACAAGTAAAAGGTCAAGGATTAGGCTCTAAAAGTTTTGTTCCTACTATAAATTTAAATATTGAAGATTTTATTCTGCCTACAGAAGGTGTTTATGCAACTAAAACAATAATAAATGAAGAAGAGTACGACTCGGTAACTTTTTTAGGACACAGAGTAACAACAGACGGAAGTTTTGCCGTAGAAACACATATTTTGGGAAAAGAGATAATAAACAAATTTTCATTGGTTCAAATAAAATTTTACGACAAAATAAGAGAGAACAAAAAGTTTGACTCTTTTGAAGCTTTAAAAAAACAGATTGAAGTTGA